TGGGTAGCACAGAGAGATTCTAAGACTGACAAAAGAAGTAAGGTGATTTCTATTACTCAAAAAGGTTTGGAAGCTTTAGAAGCTCAAATGGATAAAATCAGACAAGCTACTTCTATTGTTACGGGCGATTTGACTTACAATGAAAAAATGGAATTAATAAGGCTTCTTAATAAATTGAATGATTTTCATCAGCCTATTTATGACAAAAATATTGAACCAGAGAATTTGTTGAAAGAAGTATTAAAAAAAGATTAGAGATGAAAATAGCCATTATAGGTTCAGGATTTTCAGGGCTTTCTGCTGCTGCTTATGCTGCAAAAAATGGAAATGAAGTACACGTTTTCGAAAAGCACGACCAAGCAGGTGGAAGAGCAAGGCAATTTTGCACGCCCCAAGGATATGTTTTTGATATGGGACCAAGCTGGTATTGGATGCCTGATATAATTGAAAGATTTTTTGCGGATTTCGGGTACAAACAAACGGATTTTTTTGAATTGGTTTCTTTAAACCCACAGTTTGAAATGATTTTTTCGGATTTAAAAATGGATGTTCCTGAAAGTTTGGATGATTTGAAAAGTCTTTTTGAAAAAATAGAATCTAGTGCAGGCAAGCAATTGGAGAAATTTATACAATCGGCAAAATTCAAATACGAAGTCGGTATGCAAGAATTTGTAAACAAACCTTGTCATAGTTGGGCTGAGTTTATTGCTCCGAAAATTGCTAAGAGTGCTTTGAAGCTGGATTTACTGACAAATTTCAGAAGTTATGTTGCCCGATATTTTAAAAATGAAAAACTGAGAACTTTGATGGAGTTTCCTGTTATATTTTTAGGAGCATCTCCAAAAAATATTCCTGCATTGTATAGTCTGATGAACTACGGAGGTTACGCTCTGGGTACACATTATCCAATGGGCGGTTTTTACCAGTTGGTTTTAGCAATGAAAAGTGTAGCTGAAAAACAAGGGGCTAAATTTCATTTTAATAAAACTGTTGAATATATCAATACTCAAAATGGGGAAGTAAAATCTCTTACAATTAATGGAGTGAATATTGAATTTGATGCAGTTATTGCTTCTTCGGATTATCACCACACTGAATCACTTTTGGATAGCGAGTTCAGAAATTATGATGAGCAATATTGGAAGAAAAGAACTTTTGCTCCATCAAGTTTGATTTTTTATTTGGGTATTAATGAAACGATTCCTAATTTAAAACATCATACGCTTTTCTTTGAAAACGATTTAGATGACCATATTGATTGTATTTACGGTCATAAAAGATGGCCTGAAAAACCTTTGTTTTATGCGTGCTGTCCTTCAAAGACAGATGATAACGTTGCCCCAAAAGGAAAAGAAAATTTGTTTTTACTTATGCCTGTAGCGATAGGAATTAATGATGATGAAAGTATCCGTGAAAAATATCTTAGAGATATGCTGTTAAGAATCGAAAAACACACCGGCATCAGTGATTTAAAATCTAAAATTGAATACCAAAGAAGTTATTGTGTGCGTGATTTTGTTTCTGATTACAATGCTTACGGAGGGAATGCTTATGGTTTGGCTAATACGCTAAATCAAACAGCGGTATTAAAACCAAAACTCAGGAACAAAAAATTAAAAAACTTATACTACACTGGACAATTAACCGTACCGGGACCTGGGGTTCCGCCATCAATAATATCAGGAAAAATAGTAGCAAATGAAGTTAACCGATTAAATAAATAAAAAATGAAAAAACTGTTTGAAGAATTGTCTTACGATGTGAGCAAAAAGACAACAAAAAAGTATAGCACCAGTTTTTCGTTGGGCATACTAGCGTTAAAGCCGTCAATTAGACCTGCTATTTATGCTATTTATGGTTATGTAAGATTAGCTGATGAAATTGTGGATAGCTTTCAAGGTTATGATAAAGAAAAATTATTAAATAGATTAAAATTGGAAACCGACAATGCTTTGTCCGAAGGCATTTCATTGAATCCAATTTTACAATCTTTTCAAGATACCGTTGTAAAATACAATATAGACAGAACTTTAATAAATCAATTTCTACACAGTATGGAAATGGATTTGCAAAAAATAGATTATAATTCTGCATTGTATGAAGAATACATTCACGGTTCCGCGGAAGTGGTTGGTTTAATGTGTTTGCAAGTTTTTACCGAGGGAGATAAATCTAAATACGAAGAATTGAAGCCTTATGCAATGAAATTAGGTTCGGTTTTTCAAAAAATTAATTTTTTAAGAGATTTGAAAGATGATTATCAAATCCTTGGTCGTACTTATTTTCCGAATGTTGATATGTGTTTGTTCGATAATTGTGTGAAATGCCAAATTGAAGAAGATATAGAACAAGAATTTAAACAGGCATTAATCGGAATTAAAATGCTTCCTAATTCTTCGAAATTTGGCGTGTATTTGGCTTACAAATATTATTTGACTTTGTTTAAAAAAATCAAAAATAAATCTTCTAAAGAGATTATGAATAACCGTGTACGTGTTGCTAATTCTGAAAAAGCTTTTGTGGCATTTAAGAGTTATCTCAGGTATAAAACAACTTGTTTGTAATGAAATGGACTATTTTTCTTTTATCAGCTCTGTTTATTTTTAGCAGTTTCGCCATTTATTCCTTAGATGATGTAAGGGCAAATTATAGCCAATTGGCTACCGATAAGAAAATGTGTAGTGAATTACTGGCTCAATTGGAAAAGAATAAAGACCAATCGGCTACCCATTTAGCATATTTAGGAGGTTTGCAAACCATTTGGGCAAATCACGTTTTAAATCCATTAAGCAAACTCAATACTTTTAATAAAGGGAAAAAAAATATTGAACTAGCTATTGAACAAGAGCCCAATAATGCTGAATTACGATTTATAAGGCTGTCAGTCCAAAAAAATGCACCCAATTTTTTAGGGTATCACTCCAATATTAAAGAAGATATACAATTTATTAAAAACAATCGAAGTCAGATAAAATCAAATGTAATCAATCATTACATAGAACTGTTATTAAAAGATTAAAATGAAACATCAGTTATATAGAGAACAACAACT
This Bacteroidia bacterium DNA region includes the following protein-coding sequences:
- the crtI gene encoding phytoene desaturase family protein — translated: MKIAIIGSGFSGLSAAAYAAKNGNEVHVFEKHDQAGGRARQFCTPQGYVFDMGPSWYWMPDIIERFFADFGYKQTDFFELVSLNPQFEMIFSDLKMDVPESLDDLKSLFEKIESSAGKQLEKFIQSAKFKYEVGMQEFVNKPCHSWAEFIAPKIAKSALKLDLLTNFRSYVARYFKNEKLRTLMEFPVIFLGASPKNIPALYSLMNYGGYALGTHYPMGGFYQLVLAMKSVAEKQGAKFHFNKTVEYINTQNGEVKSLTINGVNIEFDAVIASSDYHHTESLLDSEFRNYDEQYWKKRTFAPSSLIFYLGINETIPNLKHHTLFFENDLDDHIDCIYGHKRWPEKPLFYACCPSKTDDNVAPKGKENLFLLMPVAIGINDDESIREKYLRDMLLRIEKHTGISDLKSKIEYQRSYCVRDFVSDYNAYGGNAYGLANTLNQTAVLKPKLRNKKLKNLYYTGQLTVPGPGVPPSIISGKIVANEVNRLNK
- a CDS encoding phytoene/squalene synthase family protein — translated: MKKLFEELSYDVSKKTTKKYSTSFSLGILALKPSIRPAIYAIYGYVRLADEIVDSFQGYDKEKLLNRLKLETDNALSEGISLNPILQSFQDTVVKYNIDRTLINQFLHSMEMDLQKIDYNSALYEEYIHGSAEVVGLMCLQVFTEGDKSKYEELKPYAMKLGSVFQKINFLRDLKDDYQILGRTYFPNVDMCLFDNCVKCQIEEDIEQEFKQALIGIKMLPNSSKFGVYLAYKYYLTLFKKIKNKSSKEIMNNRVRVANSEKAFVAFKSYLRYKTTCL